The genomic stretch GGCTGTCGTAGGCCACGATCCCGCGCCGCTTGATGTCGAGCGCGCGCGCGCTCAGCCGTTCGGGGCACCACGTCGCGTCGAGTGCGGTGAGGCGCAACCCGGCTTTATCGAGTTCCGCGAGACGCTTTTCGACCACGCCGCGCGCCGCGCGATGGATCGCGTCTTCGTAGACGATGCACGACGCCACGCGACCCGCGCGCAACAGCGTGGTCCAGGCTTCGCCCACGCGGACATGGTCGGGGTGATGCACCCCGAGCGGCACCACGAGCGTGGTGTCGTCGGCATGCTTGCTGCGCTTTTGCGCGAGCAGCGCGTCGTAGAGTGCGTCCGCGAGCGTGGGCGTCTCGGGCAGCGGGCCGTACTGGCCGTCGAGAAAACCGAGGCGCACTGGTTTGGCGCTGCACACGTCGAGCGCGCGGTCGTCTTCCCGGTAGCGTCCGCGCATCGCGAGCGTGGAGTCGGCGAACCCGGCGGCGCGATCCCATTCGGTATCCTGACGATTGGGCGGCGTGCCCGCGAACACGGTGCAGACGCGCGCGCCCGGGCGTGCGGCTAGCAACGCGGCGCAACCGAACACGGCGTCGTCGAGATGCGGCGAGACCACGAACAGCGTGCGCGCGGCGTCGAGTTTGCGGGTGGGCGAAAGCGTGTCAGGATCGATATACATGGCGCGATTTCCGTCGATGTGTTGTGTCGATGCGGTGGGCAACAATGAGCCATACGTGCCGCAAACGCCGTTCCGTGCCGATCAAGGCGCCGTCACGGCGGGGGCTTCGCCGTCGCGTTCCTCGCGTCTTGCCCGCACCGCACGCCTCGCCGCGTCGTGGACCGCGGCAGCGGCCACCGGCGCGGGCGCCGCGCCGCCTTCGGCGTCCGCCTCGACGCTCGGGCCATCGCCCAGTTCGTGCGCCCAGGCCGCGAGCGTGTCGCCGAAACCGCCGCGCACGCGTGCGTCCGTGCGCGCGCTCGTGACCACGCGCGGCGCGGCGCTCCAGGCGATCACGGCGCCGCTCGCGCTCAACAGGTCGACGAGCGCCACGTCTTCGCCGCACGCGAGCGGCGCGAATCCGCCCGCGCGCCGGTAGGCCTGCGCCGAGACGCCGAGATTCGCGCCGTGCACGTGCCGGTGGCCGTCGGCGTCGTGATAACGCTCGAGCCATGTTTGCCGCGTGCGCGCCGGATGATCGCGCCAGCTGTCGACCATCACGGGCCCGCACACGGCGTCGGCGCCCAGCGCGAGTTGCGCGGCGAGCCAGTCCGGCGCGACGCGGCTATCGGCATCGGTAAACGCCAGCCAGCGCGCACCCTGCTCCAGCAGAAGACGCGCGCCCGCCGCTCGCGCGGCGCCCACGTTACGCGCATGAATCGCCAGCGTTTCCACGTTCGAGCGGCGCGCGATGTCGGCCGAGGCGTCGGTGCAGGCGTCGAGCACGACGACCACGCGCACGGCTTCACCGCCGAGCGCGGGATGCCGCGCCGCTGCTTGCGCCGCGACGAGGCATGGCGCGAGCAGCGCCGCTTCGTTGTGCGCGGGTATCACGATACCGATCATGGTCAATCCTCGAACCGCGGTGGATGCCGTGAAGTTCCGGCGGATTCGCCCGGCGCCGCGCGCCGGTTGCGTTCGAGCGTTACCGCAACCGCGATACCTGGCTTTCCATTGCCCGCGCGCGCAGAAGGGCACGAGGTCTGCGGAAGCGCAGCCCGCTCAGGGCGATCGCGCGACACCTGCATTCGCGCGGACTGTGCATTCACAACAAAACGCAGTCACGAGCAGAAACAATGATCGCCACCGAAACCCGCCCGGCCCGCTGCATCGTCACGTTCTATCCGGTTAGCCGCATCGTGCACATCAGCGCGGAAGGCGGCCGGTGTTTCGAGGAAATGCGCTGGCTGTGCGGCTGGCGGGCCTTGCTCGAAGCGATGGGACAAGTGAAAAACGAGGTACAGCCCAGACGCCGGGCGCGTATGCCGTCGTGTCATCCCGCGGCGATCCGCCTCACAGCGCCACCTGCACCCCCAGCTCCACCACGTGCTCCGGCTGCAGCCCGTAGTACTCGGCGCTGGAGGCCGAGTGAAACGACATGAACGCGAATAGCCGCGCGCGCCATGCGCTCACGTCGTGCGCCGCGGGGCTGCGCAGCACTTCGTCGCGCGGCAGATAAAACGTCGTGAGCTTCGGCTCGAAGCGCCACGGCCCCAGCCGCCCTTGCAACGATTCGAGCAGATTCGGCAAATTGGGCCGCTCGACGAAGCCGTGATGTGCGATCACTTCCCAGCAACCGCCGCCGAGATCGCGCGTTTCGATACGCGTTTTCTCGTTGGCCTGTGGTGCGGACTCCGAAACATTCGCGAACACGATCACGGTGTCGTGCAGCACGTGATTGTGGCGCACGTTGCTCTTGAGCGCGGCCGGCGTCATGCCCGGCGCGTTGCCCGGATACACGGCCGTGCCGGGCACGCGCGCGGGCCCGTCGGCGGCGCCGCACAGATCGCGCAAAAACGCGTCGACGGGCAGGCCGCCGCGCGCATGGCGCGCTTCGAGCTGGCGCCCGCGATGCCACGTGCTCATCGTCACGAACAGCAGTGCGCCAACGGAAACGGGAAACCAGCCGCCGGTGGGAATCTTCGGCACGTTCGCGGCGAGCAGCATGCCGTCCACGGCCAGCAGCGGCACGCAGGCGAGCGCCGTCGCGAGGCGCGACCAGCCCCACACGTGACGGCACACGGCCAGCATTTGCAGCGAGGTCGTCAGCATCGTGAGCCCGACCGCCAGCCCATACGCCGACGTCAGCTTCTCCGAGCTGCGGAAGAACAGCACGAGAAACACCACGGCCACGAGCAGCCCCGCGTTGACCGCCGGTACATAAACCTGGCCGCGCCGTTCGCGCGAGGTTTCGATCGTGCGCATACGCGGCAGAAAGCCCAGTTCGATCGCCTGGCTCGTCATCGAAAACGCGCCCGAAATCACGGCCTGCGAAGCGATGATCGTCGCGAGCATCGCAATGCCCACGGCCGGAATCAACGCCCAATGCGGCACCGAGCGAAAGAACGGCTGGCTCGCGCCCTGTGGATCGGCGAGGATGGTCGCGGCCTGGCCGAAATAGCCGAGCACGATCGCGGGCAGCACCACGCAGAAGAACGCGAGCCGGATCGGGCGTTTGCCGAAATGGCCGATGTCGGCGTACAGCGCTTCGGCGCCCGTCAGCGCGAGAATCACGGCGGCGAGCACGCCGAACGCAAGACCCGGCTGCGTCGCGGCGAGCCGCAGCGCCCACAGCGG from Paraburkholderia acidisoli encodes the following:
- a CDS encoding PIG-L deacetylase family protein, giving the protein MYIDPDTLSPTRKLDAARTLFVVSPHLDDAVFGCAALLAARPGARVCTVFAGTPPNRQDTEWDRAAGFADSTLAMRGRYREDDRALDVCSAKPVRLGFLDGQYGPLPETPTLADALYDALLAQKRSKHADDTTLVVPLGVHHPDHVRVGEAWTTLLRAGRVASCIVYEDAIHRAARGVVEKRLAELDKAGLRLTALDATWCPERLSARALDIKRRGIVAYDSQLRAFGERVPADLAKPERFWRVERI
- a CDS encoding potassium transporter Kup, producing the protein MLEPRLSSSSRTAAPSRKGPGPAALVFGSLGVVFGDIGTSPIYALREAVQTAHSTAQFVVMGVLSMILWAVLIVVVLKYACFVMRADNEGEGGIVALTALVRTGFQRAGRHAPPALLLAGLVGAAMFYGDSMITPAISVLSAVEGLKEISPAFGPAVLPIALVILVALFLFQSRGTAAVGRAFGPVMALWFVSLAAVGVYHIVRYPAILAAASPLWALRLAATQPGLAFGVLAAVILALTGAEALYADIGHFGKRPIRLAFFCVVLPAIVLGYFGQAATILADPQGASQPFFRSVPHWALIPAVGIAMLATIIASQAVISGAFSMTSQAIELGFLPRMRTIETSRERRGQVYVPAVNAGLLVAVVFLVLFFRSSEKLTSAYGLAVGLTMLTTSLQMLAVCRHVWGWSRLATALACVPLLAVDGMLLAANVPKIPTGGWFPVSVGALLFVTMSTWHRGRQLEARHARGGLPVDAFLRDLCGAADGPARVPGTAVYPGNAPGMTPAALKSNVRHNHVLHDTVIVFANVSESAPQANEKTRIETRDLGGGCWEVIAHHGFVERPNLPNLLESLQGRLGPWRFEPKLTTFYLPRDEVLRSPAAHDVSAWRARLFAFMSFHSASSAEYYGLQPEHVVELGVQVAL
- a CDS encoding glycosyltransferase, yielding MIGIVIPAHNEAALLAPCLVAAQAAARHPALGGEAVRVVVVLDACTDASADIARRSNVETLAIHARNVGAARAAGARLLLEQGARWLAFTDADSRVAPDWLAAQLALGADAVCGPVMVDSWRDHPARTRQTWLERYHDADGHRHVHGANLGVSAQAYRRAGGFAPLACGEDVALVDLLSASGAVIAWSAAPRVVTSARTDARVRGGFGDTLAAWAHELGDGPSVEADAEGGAAPAPVAAAAVHDAARRAVRARREERDGEAPAVTAP